The sequence TTATCAACCACGAATTGACCGATATTTTCTCCTGATTCTAAGCCTTCAATGGAAGACGAGTTTATATGAATTCCGCCAAAGACGCGACTATCGCCATTCTCTGCTGCTGCTTGGGAGAAGCTATCAAAAGAGCGAGCCAGACCTGGTATGTCTTGCGACGTAATCTCAAAGCCAAAGTCGTCACCAAAGAAAGATTCGAGGACTTTAGATGCTGCTCCACCGAATGTAGCGTGTCCTGAAGTGTAATCGGGAAATGCTGGAGTACCAATTAATGGATCCCAATCGGGGTCTTGCTTCGAGATTGGGTTGCCATCTATGTTTTCATAACCAAAACCAGGTTGAGGAATTATTTGATTTCTGGGGTCGGCATTGATAGTTTGTTCTGGGCGTGGTTGATCGAAGTCAAACTTAGAATCCCAAGAAACTACACCAGCATCAGTCAGAGCAATATTTAGCTGTGCAAACAAACGAGCCGTATCTATGAGCGACAACTCTTCACCATTTTTTTGATTTTGGAGAATTGCTTCTTGAGCAATTAGATTCCAGTGTCCAGGAGGTCTGAAGGTATCTGTGCGATCGAGAGACCAAAATTGAGCGATTTCAGTCTCTTCGCCGGTGCGAGTAATATTAGTAACATCAGTGTCCTTTAATCCACCTTTCATGCGAACGTCTTCCGTTTCCCTAGCAAATTTAGGGCTACCAAATTGTGGAGGACCATCGGGGCGAAACTGCTGGGTACTGGGGATAAAAAAGGGAGGAACGCTCTCAAACTGGGGTCCTAGTGGAGTTTGTTCCACAACCTCACCATTGACAGTAATAATCGGTCTCCACGCGCCTGGTTTATTAGTCGGCTCAAACACTTCGCCTGGCGGTGTAGTAAAGTCGGTATCTCTTAACTCTATGAGTTCTTTAGCGACTTCAACTCCAAATTCAAAACCTTTGGTCTTTTCTGCATTGGAAGCGCCTATTTCGGCAAGAGAACGCTTTTTTTGGGCGATAAAGTCAGGCGTTTGTTCTGAATATACTTCTTTTGAAGAAAGGATCGTAAATGCTGCTCCTACTACTGCTGCTTCTACAGATGCTCCACCTGGTGCCAGCTTATCTACCGCGAAAGGTTCAAATCCTCCCTCGAAAGCAACGGCGGTGTCAAAAATCGCTGTGTGTAGAAGTGCGCCGTTACGTGGGACTACTGGGGGAATTGTTCCATCTCCACCACTAGCATCAGGGCTAGTAAATCCGTAGGAGTCTGCTCCAGAAGCTTGTACAGCATTCAAAAATACTGAGTTCCAATCCTGTACGACGTTGCTGCCGTCGGTGGAAATAAACTGTTTGGCTTTGTTGTTTCCATCCTTGCTCTCTGGAATGGTGTTATTTGGGTCGACCTCAGATATTAAATAGTAGGCTCCAGGAGCTACAACACTGGGTGTACGTAAATCTGAAGAGGAAAAGTCTAGATTTACCGTTGCCGATTCTCCAGGGGCTAGGTTAAGATCGTCGACGGTTATCGTGCCGATGGTATCGTTACTACTTTGACCCGTCAGAACTTCATCTTGTCCGTCAAGTTTGTCGAGAGAACCCTTTTCATTGATATTAAGATCTTTCTTTTCCAGCTTTGAATTGGTTGAAGCATAAAGAGCCAGATCTGCCGAACCAGTAAAGGTACTGTCACCCTGATTGGTAATAATTACCTCTACTTCGCCCTCTTGTGTAGGAAAGATGCTGGGTGTTTCGAGAATCTCTCCAAAAGATGTCTTTAAATCTACTGTCATATTTCTACTCCTGATTATTTTTGCAAGTATCTCGTTTGGGTACTAGATTAAGATTGAAATTCAAATCCACTTTGAATGAGGTTTAAATCATTTACAGATAAGTCGAAGGTATCTACAGACGGTAAGCCTTGGGAATTGACTGTACTGCTAGAAGCCGAGCCAAACAACGAAGATTGTACAATGGCGATAAGTTCATCGACTTTCCCTTGCTCAGAATAGATTCCTATGCCAGAAGGTTCACCTGCGGGAGAAGCACCAAAAGTATAGTCACTCGATGAGCCAACGGCATCAAACGTATCGCCAAAAGCAAAGTCGGTTATTAAAGCGTAATCATCAGTGCCTTGTTGCTGTGGGTTGCCGTCATCATAGAAAACAACTTCCTCACCATTCTCGTTAGTGCCTCCAAGTACGAAGGTGTCGCGACCTGAACCACCTGTCAAAGTGTCGATGGTGTCAGCACCAAAATCAAACTGGATCTGAAAATCTTCTACTCCAATCAGGCGATCGCTACCCGAACCACCATTAAGAGAGTCGCTGTCAGCACCACCAATCAGGCGATCGCTACCCGAACCACCATTGATAGTGTCACTCCCAATTGCATTACTTGATGAGTCCCTGCGATCGCCGTAGAGGAGGTCGTCACCATTACCACCGAAAACTCTATCGTCCCCGTCTTCACCATAGACGAAATCATTGCCAACTTCACCATCGAGAGTATCATTGCCCTCGCCGCCAGCGATCTTATCTTTATCTGCGCCACCACCAATTGAGTCGTTGTCGTCGCCTCCACTAAGGACATCCTTTCCAGAATTGCCGCGGAGGGTGTCGTTTCCTAAACCGCTAAAGATAATGTCTCTGTCGCCTCCGCCAGAAATACTGTCATTGCCAAAAAAGCTTTCGGATGGGTCATCACTCAAGCGACTATCCCCAAAAATGACATCGCTTCCGCGTCCGCCAATAATTACATCATTTCCACCCTGTCCAGCAAGATCGTCATCTCCTGAGCCACCGTCGATCGTATCATTGCCCAGACGAGCCGAAACGAGATCGTCTCCTCCACGAGCAGAAATGTTATCTGCAAAATCAGTACCGACAATATCATCGTCATTAGAAGTGCCACTGATTTCATTAACTGTATCCCCTGGACTTTGTGCGGGCGAAAACACACCAGTAGGCTTACCGAGTACGTCAACTCCTTGCTCAGTAGTTTGTGTAACTGAAAACCTATTAGCAGAATTAGCTGTTTTGGAAGATTCTATATCTACAAGAGAGTTCTCAAGTTCATCAACTCTATTAATCTCGCTAGGACTCAATCCTAAATTCTGTAGTTCATTAATATCAACCATCGTTTACTCCTTGATTAATTTTTATGATGTTTTTGTTGTAATTAGATCGCATTATGAGTCTTTGTCTTTACCCTTTAATCTCGATCGGATTAGTAGAGTAATTATTGTTTACTGTCTATTCGTACTAGGTTTGAATTTTATAATTCCAGCCTCGATGGACTCAATGTTTTTATGTATGGCATACAGTTTTTAATTTTCAGATTCTATCCAATTATCTTGTTTCTAATTCCTGCAACATCTTCAATAAGGAAGCTTCATCTAATTCTTCCAGGCTCATAGTTATGACTCTTATTGCATCCACATAGCTTAAATAAATTTCATATTTTTGTTTTTTATCGACAGGAATTTTGTCAAATACAACACCTTTTCCCCAACGCTGAATCGTATTGGGCTTAATTTTTAAAATTTTGGCAATTAAGCGAATACATTTCTCTCGATAACCATGTTCTGACTCCATGGCTAAAATCTGTCCTTCCGTAAAACGAGGTCTGCCGTTTGCATTTATGGCAGATAAACCAAACCAACGACGGCAAAATAGTCTAGGATGTATACCTTCGGTATAATTAAAACTGTTATTTAAAATTTGGGCGGTTAAATTATCCAACCGATTATTTTTGTCTTTAGTATGAGAACCAAATTTGTTTTTAGCTGAAGCAATACTGTTATCGCGATCAAATCTAGTTACTGGGATACCTTTTTTGTAGAACATTTTCTAAAATCTTCAGATAGTAAATGCAGCAAATATCTAGAAACAGCAATTCGACAGAATGACACTGCTAAACACTTTTTCGGATCTGTTTTTTTTAAACTGGACGTATAAGTTCAAAAGTGACTACAATCATCAAAAAAATCAGTTTGTAATAAAAACTATTATTTTTGACTCTTTTGTCGATCGCTTAAAACTTTTAAATGTAAAAATTCTGGCAAGATGGCTATTCAAAGGTTTTAAACATTGCCAATTATCGACTCATACGTGCAATACGTTGTGTTGTGTCCATTTACTGTGAAATTGTCAATTTGTCTAAAAGCAGTGAATGAACTTAAGTCAATCACCACCTGCCACCAAATAACTAATTAAATACAACTATGTATAAACCGCTTATTTTATGCGATTAAATTGAGCGATCATTATTTTTGCGGTCAGGTCGCTCGATAATTGAGGCGAATTTGCTTCTAAACTTAACGTTGAGGAAAAAATAACGAATGAAGCAATTCAATAGTCGAAAAATTTTAATTGCAGGTAGTAGCGAAAGAGTCGGATTTACCATGGCAAAGGCATTTGCGCGGAGCGGTGTATATGTATGGCTTATCTATGGCAGGAATTGAAGATCGTACACCTCAGTTAATTGCGCCTTTAGTCAAAGATTCTAAAGCAGATATTATATTGTTCCTTGTGCCTTGGAATTAAACGTCCCTATTGTCGATGCTCGATCTGGCAATTTGGGGCAAAATCTTCCTTTTGCTGGGTGATTTCGCTCGGATACGCGATCGCGTCTTAATGGTAGACGAGAAGATTTGACAAGCAATGCGATTTTTTCTTTTAATACTAGAAATTTTTAAAACCAAATACTTTTTTAAAGTAGAATCATCATTCACTTCTACAATGATGTAGAAACTGATATCCCGTTGCTTGGTTATGTCAACTTTTGCCTCTTTAGAGTCAGCTTTAAAACATTTCTTTGGCTACGACACTTTTCGTCCTGGACAAAAGAAAATTATTGAAGCAGCATTACAGAATAAAGATTTACTGACGATCATGCCTACTGGAGGCGGGAAATCTCTTTGTTTTCAATTACCAGCTTTACTCAGAAAAGGGATAACTATTGTTGTCTCGCCGTTAATTGCCCTGATGCAGGATCAGGTTGATGCTTTGCAGGACAATGGTATTGATGCAACCTATCTCAACAGTACTCTGGAATACGACGAAAGGCGATCGCGCCAGATAGCTATTCTAAAGAATCAAATTAAGCTACTCTATGTTGCCCCTGAAAGACTTTTAAATCAAAGATTTGCTTTATTTCTGGAGCGAATACAAAACGATGTCGGCATAAGCGCGATCGCCATTGATGAGGCGCACTGTGTCTCGGAATGGGGGCATGACTTTCGACCTGAGTATAGTAAATTAAAATTAATTCGCCAACGTTATCCGCAGATTCCCCTCCAGGCACTTACCGCCACTGCTACTAAAAGAGTACGACAAGATATAATCCAACAGCTAGACTTGCGATCGCCCGATGTTCACGTTGCTAGCTTTGATCGCAGTAATATTCATTACGAAATACAGCCTAAAGACCGTAATATATACCGTAAAATGCTTCGAGCGCTCCGTAACGAATCGGGTGCAGGGATAGTTTATTGTCTGAGTCGTAACCGTGTTGAAGAAGTTGCCACCAGATTAAAGCATGATGGTATTGATGCGCTACCGTATCATGCAGGATTATCAGATCGAGAGCGTAGTAGCAATCAAACTAGTTTTCTCCGAGATGATATTCAGGTAATTGTTGCCACCGTTGCCTTTGGAATGGGAATAAATAAACCCGATGTGCGCTTTGTCTTTCATTACGATTTGCCCCGTAGTTTAGAAAGTTTCTATCAAGAATCAGGTAGGGCGGGTAGAGATGGTGAACCTTCGAAGTCAATTTTATTTTTTAGTCTGAGCGATCGCCAAAAAATTGAATTTCTAATCGATAAAAAGCCAGATCGTACCGAACAAAAGATTGCCATGCAACAGTTAAAGCAGGTAATTGACTATGCCGAAGGGCATGATTGTCGTCGCCAAATTATCCTGCGCTATTTCGGCGAGAAATACCAAGGCAACTGCGGCAAATGTGATAACTGTCTCAATCCCAAACCAATTGAAGACTGGACGGAAGAAGCGCAAAAGTTTCTTTCCTGTGTTGCTCGTTGTCAAGAAAAATTTGGCACTAATCATATTGTCGATGTTCTCATTGGTTCTCGCAAACAAAAGATTCATCAATACGGACATCATCTTTTGTCTACTTACGGTATTGGCAAAGGAAGAAC comes from Coleofasciculaceae cyanobacterium and encodes:
- a CDS encoding calcium-binding protein yields the protein MVDINELQNLGLSPSEINRVDELENSLVDIESSKTANSANRFSVTQTTEQGVDVLGKPTGVFSPAQSPGDTVNEISGTSNDDDIVGTDFADNISARGGDDLVSARLGNDTIDGGSGDDDLAGQGGNDVIIGGRGSDVIFGDSRLSDDPSESFFGNDSISGGGDRDIIFSGLGNDTLRGNSGKDVLSGGDDNDSIGGGADKDKIAGGEGNDTLDGEVGNDFVYGEDGDDRVFGGNGDDLLYGDRRDSSSNAIGSDTINGGSGSDRLIGGADSDSLNGGSGSDRLIGVEDFQIQFDFGADTIDTLTGGSGRDTFVLGGTNENGEEVVFYDDGNPQQQGTDDYALITDFAFGDTFDAVGSSSDYTFGASPAGEPSGIGIYSEQGKVDELIAIVQSSLFGSASSSTVNSQGLPSVDTFDLSVNDLNLIQSGFEFQS
- a CDS encoding CARDB domain-containing protein, with product MTVDLKTSFGEILETPSIFPTQEGEVEVIITNQGDSTFTGSADLALYASTNSKLEKKDLNINEKGSLDKLDGQDEVLTGQSSNDTIGTITVDDLNLAPGESATVNLDFSSSDLRTPSVVAPGAYYLISEVDPNNTIPESKDGNNKAKQFISTDGSNVVQDWNSVFLNAVQASGADSYGFTSPDASGGDGTIPPVVPRNGALLHTAIFDTAVAFEGGFEPFAVDKLAPGGASVEAAVVGAAFTILSSKEVYSEQTPDFIAQKKRSLAEIGASNAEKTKGFEFGVEVAKELIELRDTDFTTPPGEVFEPTNKPGAWRPIITVNGEVVEQTPLGPQFESVPPFFIPSTQQFRPDGPPQFGSPKFARETEDVRMKGGLKDTDVTNITRTGEETEIAQFWSLDRTDTFRPPGHWNLIAQEAILQNQKNGEELSLIDTARLFAQLNIALTDAGVVSWDSKFDFDQPRPEQTINADPRNQIIPQPGFGYENIDGNPISKQDPDWDPLIGTPAFPDYTSGHATFGGAASKVLESFFGDDFGFEITSQDIPGLARSFDSFSQAAAENGDSRVFGGIHINSSSIEGLESGENIGQFVVDNALTPTDLI
- the recQ gene encoding DNA helicase RecQ, yielding MSTFASLESALKHFFGYDTFRPGQKKIIEAALQNKDLLTIMPTGGGKSLCFQLPALLRKGITIVVSPLIALMQDQVDALQDNGIDATYLNSTLEYDERRSRQIAILKNQIKLLYVAPERLLNQRFALFLERIQNDVGISAIAIDEAHCVSEWGHDFRPEYSKLKLIRQRYPQIPLQALTATATKRVRQDIIQQLDLRSPDVHVASFDRSNIHYEIQPKDRNIYRKMLRALRNESGAGIVYCLSRNRVEEVATRLKHDGIDALPYHAGLSDRERSSNQTSFLRDDIQVIVATVAFGMGINKPDVRFVFHYDLPRSLESFYQESGRAGRDGEPSKSILFFSLSDRQKIEFLIDKKPDRTEQKIAMQQLKQVIDYAEGHDCRRQIILRYFGEKYQGNCGKCDNCLNPKPIEDWTEEAQKFLSCVARCQEKFGTNHIVDVLIGSRKQKIHQYGHHLLSTYGIGKGRTAEEWRMLGRSLVHQGLVGQTTDGYPILKLNKRSWEIFRGHLAVKIAVDKYQSQTTVAYNPRQAEAELLFEKLRQLRKQIADRNSLAPYMIFADSSLKLMAQVRPKNINDFADLSGVNEYKAQQYGDRFISAILEFNEQHKLPLSVPSKSQMATLQLHQQGLSVVEIAQNRGFAVGTINSHLSELIEMNQPVALNQLVTADKQQAIIEVIKQVGDMTLKTIKDSLGEEYSYEEIRLVRGWWRSNN